The sequence CCCTTTGTCTTTGTGTTCTAGTTCtctgctgacaatgcaaggtgtcaattcacattATATAGCATGATACGGCTTAACTGTGGCTGTGTAAGCTTATCGTCaatattttccatagcaatatgATTGTTAGTTGAGACACTTCtcatgctgttctttgtttgcaatgctgtgtaatagAAAAAGCATAGCTGaacatgaagtgtaatggctaccTCCATTTTGCttcataattgatagttggggcatgcgacCAGACATATATTTGTCAGGTGCccttcttccttttgatgcagtatatgcgtgggttcaccagtcataattctGCTACAAAAACAGTCCTACATTTTTaaaatccctatacttcagtctaatACAGTAGTGAAAAGAGAGGTTGCATATATGCTgcagtggacatgtaatccctaattcagttgtggttatagactgaatgaagtatagggattaaatgtccactggtatatatgcagatgtataggcaacctcttttCTTTCACTCTTCTTTCACTCTTCTTTCACAACTTCTTATATAGCAATTCCCtactttttgatccctaatcaacttcaaaattttcatttttccttctacttgtatgtttAAATCTTCATGTGTACCACACAACTATGCAAGGTAAATTGTTGCAATAACACTAGCATTTAGCATGGAGCAGTTACTTGTAAGTCTGTCATTAAAAACATGTTGGCTAggtattttattactgtgccaAATGTCCTTGTTTATTTTTGTCATCTTCTGGATAAGAATCACTCCAGCAACAATGgcaatatttggattatttAAATATGTGTGATATGCAATTATTCTGTCACTGGAAAGCAAATTTTCATTGGATTCACAGTTAGGTAACAGTGGATCCTATAATTTTCAAAGATTGtgtatcaattttaacttgtcggtgcatgtctatctggtgcataaaattgctcttggtgatcaGAGTAAATTCACTGTTGCCAATTGTTTATGTGAAAAGGAAACTTCCCTTTTAGGGGAGAGGTAATTCCaattactgtaattttaaaatgaaaattatTTCAAAATTCATATAGTGCTAATTATGCTAAATATACATAACGTAAGCAcatcagcaaaaaaaattggCTCAAAATTTAACTGCttataagtgactgctttattagagtatctaaattttcaGCTGTTTCTTAGGTTTGAACTTTTTTAGTTGAAGTTAAATTATACTTTGCACCAGCTATACTCAGAATATATGTTCACTATATtattattcctgaattattgctGTACAATAGGTGTTCTTCTATTATCCTTTGTAAAAACTTTCaattattcatgattaactgtctcacctctaatgaatagaggtgtaaaaatgtcactaGAGAACTAGAGAATATGTTGAGTGcatttattaaattttatgtcaAATTAAACTTGATATGTTAAGAATTTTCTTACATTTTACTATCTGTCACTTTGGAattaaaaaatgctgaccttgcaggaatctgtgcaactgtaaacattgattttcagattcctcatgctctaagctttccaaaaacgtataggtttgctaatccccataaactttgaatgaaagtgtattttttgacatagtgaacctgactaaatCCTTATTTTAACATGTCtaattgtgaccaggcctgcgaaaacagggcatgtgggcacaaactacaccccgtcacacTAAATGTCATAACTCAATACTGGAAccgaatatttgcattctgtaacttgtatcatattACTAATTAAATGCTCACTAAGTGttaaaaatttcattgccatagcatattgGTATAAAACATGATGAGTCAaagaagtttgaaaaagtaggcaaaaatcatgtgcccacatgccctgttttcgtaggcccagtcacaatttgtGTCAGAACTTTTTACAGAGCAATTTATGGATCAGCTGGTTAGTACACCTATACCAGTGACTGGGATACAACTATTTACATATGAATGCGTTATTTATCAAACCATTTAatgatgaaaaagatgtgactCTGCTGCAAAAAGACGTTGACGGAATCTTCATAATTATAGGCACAGAGGTGGCAGATAAATTTAAGTGTGTTTGCTGAATTTACAAGGCATCTCTCTTCACTAATAACTATGTTCTAAACAATCAGATCATCTAACCCAATGACGCATTCAAATATCCAGGGACATCTCTCATCAATGGTATTACCAATTAAGCCACCAGAATGCTGagctttacaaaaaaaaatggaTAATGTAACAACAAGATAAAATCAGATGCGTATACAACATGCACTTGTATTAAGTATGCCACTCAAGTCTGGGatcaacacataattataaatttaactAAACTGGTGCAGAGGCAAGCAGCAAGATGAGTCCAATCAGGTAGTTTCCAGAGTAGTGAAACAGCAATGTTGACTGTTGAACAACCTTGATTGGACCACAGTGAAATAGAGGTGTAAAATAAatacattatatataatatCCCTTTTGGAATTGTCCACAAACAAGAACCAGCTGCAGCCATAACAATACCTTGTTATTTTTACTACAACCCACCAACAATAGACAACAGCTACCACCCACTTAAATTTATACTGCCAACAGCCAATAGCTACCACAACCATGGAAGAGATTTTTACAGAATTGCTTGTCAATGAGAAAGACCTATCCCCCTCGATTATGACAAAGACTttgtaattgtgaccagattttacagaaccgaaccaaatcgcacatcaggcaaaatcaaactaacaccaccagtggatagctacactatcgtactacaagttttgaccctcaacactactcaaactacacgaggctggttttaatagacgtcttttctgggtggtgtggagtgcccaaatggcggtttcaggccttgcgaaggacctggcttggcaagaatcagtggtttactggtggacagccttataatgttggccagacgtgttctctgtagattttgctacgtatcagccactaaggagccagcacagccctgtaatctcgtgtctggactccaatcgtggtctgcctccattttgaggcctatcttttgccctccccgccacccccagcctccacccccagcctccacccccagcctccacccccagcctccaccctcagcctccacccctttgtgccggagcactcgtgatactacttcgctcgtccaactgctcagattttctatcttatttggcgggaaactgtacaagcagctacaagtactggaagtggcttgaaaggtaacagattgatgcatcttctgtgtaaatttcatacgcgtgcttgctgtccttggaaagttatgctggcttcaattctttaaaaccgtttatctcgaaacttctaatgtgcgatttggatcgtttttccaaaatccagtcacaataataattattaatggtGACTTTGTAATTAATGCATACACATTAGCTAGTTAAATGTAATACTTGCCCAACCCATAATCATCCTGTACTGGGGATACCCCCCAGGGGATACAAAATTCATATTATGCCACTTACACAATTGTGACTGCATGGGTCtgtgaaaaccagtcttatcactCATGTCATTAAcacagcaaaaaaaattaacacaGCAGATTACCattaacacaaagctacatgaataaactatcaaatttcattaccaaaatcagctagacttgagtggtatgcttttgctggctgcttttcccaagcacagtggagAGCCATACGACCTGTACAgggccctaatggagctctgggCAAActgaaaaagaaagaaaaaaaagccaACCTGGGATTGGCTGTACAGCAGCAGCATGgctggtgttgaataaagacctgtgctgtaaatataCTTtgattttagccagttttgagacctgaatggcccataacttggcctatagctaattcatccctacaccttccttttcaaaaTCTTAAACAGCCTCtataggcgataagactggttttctcagactgggaaATTACAAAACAGTTTCCACTTTAAGTTCTACCTGTTATGTACTGGGGTGTAGCTTGTACTATTTTCGCAGGGAAGCAGTAAAACCCGGaaaatggaataatggaataatcAAAAATTAGATTCTAACTAATTAAAAGTATGCTTTCTATAGCGTTTTACACTCCTTGCTTCATAGCAACTCTACAGTCGCTTCccattttcacaggcccagtcacattttcaTGGTCTTCTTGTTTGCTTGCTGTGTTAAAAAATATCACATAGTGTGGGTTAAATGATAATTATACTTTAGTAATTATGTCATTTCTAATGACTTAGTTCTCTGTGGAGCACAATTCCCTTTTCCTTCTATGCAGCCATATACTGTATGTCATGATAAGCACTTTGCAGACTACAGTAATGTATGATCATGAATAACCTTTCACTGCATATGAATGGTTCACTCTCAGCAGTACTACTGTCATTGTAAGACATAACATGAGCTCCCTCCTATATGTCCTCAAGTATTAACTTCTTACAAAACAAAATGCCACACATAGTTGACTGAAAGTCTAACCTTCAAGGTTCAGGTAGTGGTGCACCCTACATGGCTACTTGCACATATTAATTATCAAATATCTACATCACACACATTTAGTACAGCATACGGTTGgtgtacttcattgtatgtacagtattaatTGGTCGATGAAGACTGCTTCATCCAGGAAATCTTGGTTAGTACAGATCCTCACCTCCACATCATCCACAGTAGCCATATCCAACTCCTTATAGAACCATGGTAGGCTGGAATTATTACAGCAAGTATTACCAGTAGGACAGTTTAAACCATCCCACAAAGGGTCGGAGAAGTAGTATTCAGATACGTTCCACCTTCCACTGTTAATACCAGATTCACAGTAATGGTCAGGTCCGACAAAAGAGGTCGGTTGGGGTCCAGGATTAGCAGCACATGGGCAGTTACCAGCATTTGTTGATTCAATACCATCATGGATTCCAGCAACATACGACCAAATGTGTTGACGTGGATTACCATGAGTTATTGATAGTCCGTCTGTATGATTAGCCCGAAATGCATCAGGTGTACCTTTTTGGTAACCTCTGGCCATTCCACAAACTTTCTGGTAACTTATTTCTTTAGAGGAGAACAGTATGGGATGGCATCCAGCATTGTCACTCGGTGATCTACAGAAACTGATACCATCATGTGAGCTCTTATTCCATCCAATTGGGCATTCATCTCCTCTGGTTATGTTAACACTAGCAATTCTAGTCCATCCACCAATATTACCACATACTACTCGTTGCTCCATATCACAGTATACATTACGAGGAGGATTAATAAGCCAATAATATCCTGACCTGTTGTGAGTTTGTTGGTTCCAGTCATAGATCTCCTCACAAGACTCTCCAGGATTGAAAGGATGACTAAACTGATAAGTATCACATTGTTCAGTAGCTGTTACTAACTTGCTAGTACAATACAATATTACTAGTGCTAACATTCTTGAACATTCTGAAGGCAAATTCTTTTGGGAAATGTATAGAAGCCTTGAGTATATATAGTACTTACCCAGTCACACAGTATAGTTTCAACTGTTTATGTATCTGTATAGACTTAAACTTTGTACTaatatcaacgttgaaaccgggtcactactgctgacccggatgcgagcccggatgacccactgaccgggattaattaaagccgaggcgtgtgataagagctatgtttcggctagtctcgagcgatcgagcgagactacgttttgagcgttcgattcgtgttgagtcaatattgcaacttcagcctagctgtaggttgaagaccaaaaaaaaaaaaaaaaaaaagtttccacgtcgtcaaacgaacaatttcgtttctcacgtgatccaatctggtAAACCGGGTCCgacggatgacccggagaaaatgtgacccagttgacccgacccggtttcaacgctgactaTAATATGTGTGCATTATATGGTTGTATTGATGTTAAACCATGTATGACAGTGGTGATGATTACATAGACACACTGTCTATACATGTAATCCATGTTGTAATGACTCAGTGATGGTTTACTCAAGTGCAAGTCCAGATGCATTCATAGCTTGTATGCGATGCCCTTCAAATATTATATGGACAAAATAAACCATTTAGACTTGAAGTGTAAATGTGCAGATAAAAAGCAGCTTAAAAGTGTCTGCTGAAATAAAACAGCAATGCTTCAGTCATACAGCGAAATTGAATATAATTAATACAGAATAGAGCCACTAGACATTTCCCTTTTTCTAGCCTGTCACTCCAACATCTTGTTTCTTCATAACCAACAGATTTAGTCATGAATTTGATGAATACTCCATTACAGTGTGTGAATACTGGCAGTCATCATGGATTTTGTTACTACATGCTTTTAAACAAGGCGGTTTTAAATCACCACTCAAGTGGAATACAGTAGTACAGtaatgttattgtggtgtagTTTTAGTCCATGCATAGCTACTTCTCTTACTTTGTGTAATTAAAATATTTCCAAAAGTACACAGGAATTCCTTGAATTGTACTGAAGCCATCAAACTGTGAACTCTTCCTCAGTTATCTCATCACTCACACTTTTTAATTACTGCATGTGTAttagggctgggggatagtatgtgcctatcggaatatcgggatagtatcaCTATCGGTATCGCCTATATCGCTTGAAAATTtactatcggacagtaattaacaagTATAATATggagaaatatctgcaaaatactttaaaataataaCTTTTGGAACAAGAAGAAGCAtaaaaggctgtttaatatcttatgtataaatacatgcatgggtacatCCTTCCTTACaagattatattatattattattgattagcaaaacccattgggtaaatcgctaatgtacaaaaacaaaattttagtgtctatgcattttgcaaacggttcttgaaagtaagtaagtctatattgtcaagatcttccatatctaaattgttccagtctggtattgatcttggtaagaaagagttactatatcgatttgttctggcatacaactgtaatagcttcaagggatggtttgccctggtacttgttgcaggagataacactggcagatactgatttggaacataaattaatttgtttacaaacttaaacaacagcatcagacgtgcctgtttcctacgatcttccagtgttggccattttaattccactaacatttcagttatGCTGTCTCTATGATTCCTTCTCCAAGGTCTATTTAACACGAAACgtgcagcacgatgttgtatcatctctaacttgtgaatgagtgattgttgatgtggatcccagatagaagagcagtattcaatagatggcaagacgatctgtttatatgcatgttctTTTAAGTGAGGTCTTTGCTTTACTACAGATCCTGATCTGGTTCAATCCTGCCAACCTTTTCCTGGTGTAAGCGACCATGACATAGTCAGGGGCGTACCTAccatgtaggcaggtgaggcagctgcctcaccaaATATTGAAGTGAGAAGCTAGTAGTGGACTTTTTGATACTTGAAACTTaatgttacaacaatttataTGTTATTTAGTGCAAGTTACCATGGAAATTAGTACGAATCCATCCATAGCAGATTACCCTCGCTACTGCTTCGTTACAAACAACAGTTGGCACTTATTAGAATTTTTTGAATGGTTAGGCGgttctttttgttgttgttaaaaATGGATGATCAGAGCGAGGACCACATTGAGTCACAATCATAGGCGTAGCAACCCTGGGGGCAAGGGGAGCTGGAGCGCCCTTGTGATTTTAtgattgtaaattcaaaaacgatcgagatactctaatagagcagtcagttactctaataaagcagtcacagtattcagagaagcagtgtagcaaactatgaagttgtgaataagggtttttatgtgctttatcagtgatacaaattATTATTTAGCAGAGGGCAGCCAGTCTTAGTAGGTtttgacttttttttttgctcttcaacactAAACTAGAGCCCCactatctaaaaatatcttgctatgCCTATGCTCATAACAACCAAAAAAGAAGCACCAAAAGACTATTCTACATTTATGGGGTGAGTTTAGTTAATTCTAGGTATTAACTTTATTATAATCAATTCCAAAGTATTCCATTATAAGCACACCGACAATGCTAGTTTGCATATAATAGGCTAGTAATAACTAACTAATCTAGAGAATAGCTAGTTTATGCTTGTAGGGTCTGCTGCTCATTCTTCTCAGCCTGAGTCAACACCTGAGCTTGAACAAAGTGCTTCTTTGACAGTTCATAACTCCAAGGGGGTTACAGAAGGTACATAAGCTATTGTACATTCAGCtatattgtacataataattgtattaatTTTCATTGTATTAATTTTCCAGTGCACAttctttgcaataattattaccaTAGTATGACTAAAATTGCCTCCAGGTTCAAACTTGAAACATCTAATTTGTaaaaatttccctgggggggggggcatgcccccagacccccctagaaggcaaaatgctttgcatttcacagagtgtgcttcgcacactgtgtgGTCACTTCTACtacccttagcaaaatcctacATCTGCCCCTGGAGTCTGcctcaccatagatattagagtactctaatatctatggcctcacctatttaaaatttctggTTACGCCCCTGATAGTGTTATTAAAATTTCAACTTCAAACTATTCCTCCTAAGAACAACAGAAGAAAAATATACCTTTACAGCAGGGCAAATTGGGATGCCATATGTGAAAATATTGTTACCATTTTGGATCAGTATTTTCTACAAAATCAAAACTCTACAAAAACTGTTGAAGTAAACTGGTCTTTCTTTCACACTcacattacaaaattaattgaTGAACACATTCCTAGTAAATATGTATCTAacatagggtccgcaatccgaaaaatcaacttctacaaatcaatccccctaccattgtgggatgttcattgtagtatcccattgcttgatccaccatgaaaccggaggcacgattattgtcttcacagaaatattgttttcagtatttcgcaagatgcaaactttatttttaaaatttcgtgctccacacataggaccggatgaaacttgctacttagccaaatggtatccagagttgttgtagttgaaaagtacttacagaaataagtaaatgactcgctgggtgcccggcacagggttgctttttttgaaaaaacagacaaagagatacaaagtttcgaattcaaactgccctaccacccagggcaagagaagccaactcttcctcatagtgtttcgatacggttgggtgcatagtctgtctatgctgttagtttggaaaagatctgagacttctcaccatctgggtgacgaacgtcaaaattttctgcagcatcaaagaattgtgtcgcgctttctagccaatTCCAGCgcctctgcagccacaacaatcatcaattataaactaaaactatggcaaaagatgtccctgaacgtttggtagcagcggttgtcaattattatttcatccacggcttccacgcctcgttctaagctatgcatcaagggaggcagcaaaatcgtccaaatttgacttcacctcttaCGCTCCACAGcggcttcaaatcttcactagatcaccctacatcaccattatgctgcaaaacatccaaaaataaaccgaaaaaagcacataatcggtcatttttgattcgagctgggtggagctcctggtgagctgctggtatactgcatcatatgaaatcacagaaacaccaactactactactaccaaacgttttgatccatcatttatcatcattctaaacaaaattaagtgaccagtgtggcatcagaagtactggaaaacactttggtaccattgagagaatcccttgaaatgacgcacgaaaattttgacgttcttcacccagatggtgagaagtctcagatcctatccagactaacagcatagacagactatgcatccaaccttatcacatcactatgaggaagagttggcttttcttgtcttggctggtagggcagtttgaattcgaaaatttgtgtttcgttttctgctttttgagagaaagcgaccctgtgccgggaacccagtgaatcatttgcttattactgtgcgtactttttaactacattaactctagataatatctagctaagcagcaagttctatcctgttctttgtgtggagcacgaaattttaaaaataatatttgcatctcacgaaatactaaaatcgatatttctgtgaagacaacaatcgtgcctccggtttcatggtgaatcttgcaatgggataccacaatgaacatcccacaatggtagggggatcgatttgtaaaagttgatttttcggattgcggaccctacagtCTGACTAACAAATACAAATCGTCCCTGGATGTCAGCTTCTCTAAAGAGACTCATCAGAAAAAAGCAACGACTTTATAACGTTGCAAAGCATTGCAACAGTAATACTAAATGGATGGAATACAAACACATTCGTCAAAATGTGCGCAATCAAATGAGACAGCAGCACACCAACTATCTTTCCAATGCTTTATTCTCTGATGACACAAATGGTAAAAAGCTCTTCTGGTAAAAATCAGAAGAAAAACAATATAACCATTACTAGTCTTAAATCCCAAACTGGGAGCTTAGTCTTTGACTCTCAACAAAAATCAGAAGTACTTAATCATCAATAATATTTCAAACTTTGTTTACTACTGAAGACTTAACAAATTTCCCTCACAAAGGCCCATCCGACTATCCGCAAATTGACGACATTGAGATTACTACCTTAGGTGTATGTAAGTTACTATCAGACTGCAATCCACACAAATCAGCTGGTCCTGACAATATCCATTCATGTTTTCTGAAGAACACTGCCAATGAAATAGCACCTATGTTAACACACTTATTTCAATCCTCACTAAGTACTGGAATCATACCATCCGTGTGGAGACAAGCTTATGTTACACCAATATACAAAACAGGATCAAGAAGTGATGCCAGAAATTATCGTCCTATATTTTTAACATCCATAATCTGCAAAAATTTAGAACATATAATATGTAGTCACATAATGAATCATCTTGATACCCACAATATTTTATTGAAACATCAGTACGATTTCAGATCTAGACACCCATGTGAAACACAACTCCTAACCATTATTGACGATTTTGCTAAGGCTATAAATGACAAAAAACAAGTTGACACCTGCATGCTTGATTTTTCCAAAGCGTTTGACAAGGTACCCCACCAACGACTCCTGCAAAAACTTGAGTTCTATGGTATTACTGGTGACACTTTATCGTGGCTTGCAGCTTTCTTATCAGATCGTTCTCAACAAGTAACTATAAATGGTGCATTATCTTCCCCATGCAAGGTCAAttctggagtacctcaagggTCTGTACTTGGCCCAACACTTTTCCTTGTGTACATCAATGGCATAGCTAATGGTATACAAAGCCAACTTCgtctatttgcagatgactgtataataatatatagaaCCATAAACACTCCCGAAGAccatacaacattacaacaaGACTTAAACCAGCTATCCAAGTGGGCTACAAcctggcaaatggaatttaataTATCCAAATGTAACATTTTACGAATATCACATCTCCACACTACAAGTAACTACACCTATACAATGTATGAAACTCAACTAAAGTCAGTGAAAGAACATGAATATCTTGGAGTCTGGATCAATGAAAAACTGTCATGGCAAACTCACATCCTGTATACTTGTAACAAAGCAAATCGAACACTGGGATTCCTACAAAGAAATCTAAGAACCTGCCCTACTTACTTGAAAGAACAAGCATACAAACAACTAGTGCTTCCACTACTTGAATATTGTGCTCCTATTTGGGACCCTCACCATCA comes from Dysidea avara chromosome 4, odDysAvar1.4, whole genome shotgun sequence and encodes:
- the LOC136253329 gene encoding uncharacterized protein — its product is MLALVILYCTSKLVTATEQCDTYQFSHPFNPGESCEEIYDWNQQTHNRSGYYWLINPPRNVYCDMEQRVVCGNIGGWTRIASVNITRGDECPIGWNKSSHDGISFCRSPSDNAGCHPILFSSKEISYQKVCGMARGYQKGTPDAFRANHTDGLSITHGNPRQHIWSYVAGIHDGIESTNAGNCPCAANPGPQPTSFVGPDHYCESGINSGRWNVSEYYFSDPLWDGLNCPTGNTCCNNSSLPWFYKELDMATVDDVEVRICTNQDFLDEAVFIDQLILYIQ